In Brevibacillus brevis NBRC 100599, a single genomic region encodes these proteins:
- a CDS encoding YjcZ family sporulation protein: MSAGFFDDFSLILVLFVLLVIVACSCE; this comes from the coding sequence ATGAGCGCTGGCTTTTTTGATGACTTTTCTTTAATTTTGGTTCTCTTCGTCCTGTTGGTAATTGTTGCTTGCAGTTGCGAGTAA
- a CDS encoding VOC family protein, whose translation MKVKRIVANIDTQDIAAAKCFYQDILGLHLLMDHGWIATYGTDEEMSVQISFASQGGSHTLTPDLSIEVDDVDTALERMKQAGFPIEYGPADEPWGVRRFYVRDPFGKLINILGHLQSN comes from the coding sequence ATGAAGGTCAAACGAATTGTCGCCAATATAGACACCCAGGATATCGCCGCAGCTAAATGCTTTTATCAGGACATACTCGGCCTACATTTATTGATGGATCATGGTTGGATCGCAACTTACGGAACTGACGAAGAAATGAGCGTTCAAATTAGTTTTGCTTCACAGGGAGGTTCCCACACGCTTACTCCTGATCTATCCATTGAAGTCGATGATGTCGATACAGCGCTTGAACGGATGAAGCAAGCAGGGTTTCCAATTGAATATGGGCCAGCAGATGAGCCTTGGGGTGTTCGGCGTTTCTACGTCCGCGACCCATTTGGCAAGCTCATCAACATTCTTGGTCATCTACAGTCCAATTGA
- a CDS encoding M23 family metallopeptidase, producing MKVGKNMRIRNIVTLNLLTLAVTLTPTAFAAEASNLSQPGKMNEAPFLLEAPIHDPYVISSDFGLQINPETKKSKGHNGLDYATAKGTAIFAANDGVVLFAESTQGFGETIIIKHNSEFSTLYGHILLGSFLVKPGDTVKKGQKIAEVGSSETGDMLHFSVMKQGTLVNPTDFLPKSTQ from the coding sequence ATGAAAGTAGGAAAAAATATGAGGATCAGGAATATTGTTACTTTGAATCTTTTAACTTTAGCTGTTACTTTAACACCAACGGCTTTCGCAGCGGAGGCAAGTAATTTGAGTCAGCCTGGTAAAATGAACGAAGCACCCTTTTTGTTAGAAGCCCCCATTCATGATCCCTATGTCATTTCCTCTGATTTCGGCTTGCAAATAAATCCCGAAACCAAGAAATCAAAAGGACATAACGGATTGGACTATGCAACCGCTAAAGGTACAGCTATCTTTGCAGCAAATGATGGTGTCGTTCTTTTCGCTGAAAGCACACAAGGATTTGGAGAAACAATAATAATCAAGCACAATTCCGAATTCAGTACTCTCTATGGTCACATTCTCCTTGGTTCATTTCTTGTGAAGCCCGGAGATACTGTAAAGAAAGGTCAAAAAATAGCAGAAGTAGGGTCATCCGAAACAGGAGATATGTTGCATTTTTCTGTTATGAAACAAGGAACTCTAGTAAATCCTACCGATTTTCTACCTAAAAGTACCCAATGA
- a CDS encoding glycosyl hydrolase family 18 protein: MKIERDTMKFKKCVRNVLMVGALLVTAVLPLAAQVAQAEENQAEATAVSNYKIIGYYPSWGAYGRNYNVTDIDPNKVTHINYAFADICWNGRHGNPDPTGPNPQTWACQDEVGNINAPNGTVVLGDPWIDVQKSYPGDTWDQPIRGNLNQLAKLKQKNPQLKTLISIGGWTWSNRFSDVAADPAARQVFAQSSVDFIRKYQMDGVDLDWEYPVGGGLPGNSTRPADKQNYTLLLQAVRDKLDAAEVTDGKQYYLTIASGASPSYAVNTELGNIAQVVDWINIMTYDFYGAFQKQTGHNAPLAYDPAAGAAGLPNAETYNVQTAVEGHLRDGVPASKLVLGLPFYGRGWSGCGTANNGEYQNCTGPSTGTWEPGMLDFTDIQNNYVNKNGFTRHWNDAAKVPYLFNSASKTYISYDDVTSIGHKTSYITSKGLAGAMFWEFSGDRNKVLLDKVNGDLLGGTAPVDNVPPTAPANLQATAKTATSVSLSWGAATDNVGVTGYEVYNGTQLAKTVTGTNTTISGLTAGTTYQFTVKAKDAAGNSSIASNEVTVTTDTIQPDNQPPSTPTNLVITGKTGTSISLSWAASTDNIAVTNYEVYNGTALAADVTTTSATITGLTPNTSYTFYVVAKDAAGNASQKSIEVVGVTDAANPGIPAWAPNVNYAADDLVSYQGKVYKCLQPHTSLVGWEPANVAALWQVQQQGAVEEVDGYVDEEILEETEGNADTQ, from the coding sequence ATGAAGATCGAGAGGGATACTATGAAATTCAAGAAATGTGTGAGGAATGTGCTAATGGTAGGGGCGCTGCTTGTCACCGCCGTTTTGCCGTTGGCGGCACAGGTGGCACAAGCAGAGGAAAATCAAGCGGAGGCGACTGCGGTATCCAATTACAAAATTATTGGCTACTACCCCTCATGGGGGGCTTATGGACGAAACTACAATGTAACGGATATCGATCCTAATAAAGTAACACATATTAACTACGCTTTTGCGGACATTTGCTGGAATGGCAGACACGGCAACCCAGATCCAACGGGGCCCAATCCACAAACGTGGGCTTGCCAGGATGAAGTAGGCAATATTAATGCCCCGAATGGTACGGTTGTTCTCGGAGATCCATGGATTGATGTGCAAAAATCCTATCCCGGGGATACATGGGATCAGCCGATCCGCGGAAATTTGAATCAATTGGCAAAACTAAAGCAAAAAAACCCTCAATTAAAGACATTGATATCGATCGGGGGCTGGACGTGGTCCAATCGCTTCTCGGATGTAGCAGCAGATCCGGCTGCACGCCAAGTATTTGCGCAATCTTCAGTCGATTTCATCCGGAAATATCAGATGGATGGGGTCGATCTCGATTGGGAGTACCCGGTTGGTGGAGGTTTGCCTGGAAACAGCACACGTCCAGCAGATAAGCAAAATTATACGTTGTTGCTACAGGCTGTCAGAGATAAACTCGATGCGGCTGAGGTAACGGATGGTAAACAGTACTATTTGACGATTGCCTCTGGTGCCAGCCCTAGCTATGCAGTAAATACAGAGCTTGGGAATATTGCCCAGGTTGTGGATTGGATCAATATTATGACCTACGACTTCTATGGAGCCTTCCAAAAGCAGACCGGACATAACGCACCGTTGGCCTATGATCCGGCAGCAGGAGCAGCAGGCTTGCCAAATGCCGAGACCTATAATGTCCAAACAGCAGTAGAGGGTCATCTTCGTGACGGGGTTCCTGCCAGCAAGCTCGTTCTCGGACTTCCGTTTTACGGCAGGGGCTGGTCGGGTTGCGGAACAGCGAACAATGGGGAATATCAAAATTGCACAGGGCCTTCAACAGGAACGTGGGAACCTGGCATGCTTGACTTCACGGATATCCAAAATAATTATGTGAACAAAAATGGCTTCACACGCCACTGGAATGACGCTGCAAAAGTGCCTTATCTCTTCAACTCGGCTTCGAAAACATATATTAGCTATGACGATGTGACTTCAATCGGTCACAAAACTTCTTATATTACATCCAAAGGATTGGCAGGCGCAATGTTCTGGGAATTTAGCGGGGACCGTAACAAGGTTCTGCTAGACAAAGTGAATGGCGATCTTCTGGGCGGGACAGCACCAGTCGACAACGTTCCGCCGACAGCACCAGCTAATCTCCAAGCGACCGCCAAAACAGCAACAAGTGTTAGCCTGAGTTGGGGGGCTGCTACTGACAATGTAGGGGTTACTGGCTATGAGGTATACAATGGCACTCAGCTTGCGAAAACGGTAACGGGTACAAATACGACGATTAGCGGGCTGACAGCTGGCACTACGTACCAATTCACTGTGAAGGCGAAAGATGCAGCAGGGAATTCCTCAATAGCAAGCAATGAGGTAACGGTTACGACGGATACGATTCAGCCAGACAACCAACCTCCTAGCACACCTACCAATCTAGTCATAACAGGGAAAACTGGCACGAGTATCAGTCTAAGCTGGGCTGCTTCTACAGACAATATTGCGGTGACAAATTACGAGGTTTACAACGGGACAGCATTAGCAGCGGATGTAACGACTACGTCTGCAACTATCACAGGACTCACGCCTAACACTTCTTATACCTTCTATGTGGTAGCGAAGGATGCAGCAGGTAATGCTTCACAAAAGAGCATTGAGGTCGTAGGCGTAACAGATGCTGCAAATCCAGGAATTCCTGCCTGGGCGCCAAATGTAAATTATGCAGCTGATGATTTGGTCAGCTATCAAGGCAAGGTATACAAATGTCTGCAACCTCACACTTCTCTCGTAGGGTGGGAGCCAGCAAATGTAGCAGCTCTCTGGCAGGTTCAACAGCAAGGGGCAGTGGAAGAAGTCGATGGTTATGTAGATGAGGAGATTTTGGAGGAAACAGAAGGAAATGCAGATACTCAATAA
- a CDS encoding ROK family transcriptional regulator yields MRRTGDLKLIQELNRFIILDTIRQFGPISRSDIAKKQGISPTTVTSAVNELIRDGMVAEDGTGESKGGRKPIMVRFCPDGKFLIGVSITNTAITIAEMNLEAATKQKKIYPVKAGLVSDLIIQYVLDSIGDFLQSVDDVSRCLGISIIAPGIVDAASGVIRFNSKLRLHDVPLKDMAEERFGLNTWLDNDANAIALAEKNFGGGLNADNLLFVTVGEGVGSGLVVNGSIFRGSRGGAGEFGHTTVDRSGMRCDCGNVGCLENYVAWPAIYSGILSAVTRGKETLVMDLADGDMTRITFDVFRQALHQGDQVCQDIVDEIASYMSIGIVNLVNLFNPSLIILGGEMIRDNQVLFERIQKQVMAQAMGTMVEGLEFRPTVLGADFEVKAAAAVLLQDVFHFSL; encoded by the coding sequence ATGCGCAGAACTGGAGATCTAAAACTAATTCAAGAGCTCAATCGCTTTATTATACTCGACACCATTCGCCAGTTTGGGCCCATCTCGCGAAGTGATATCGCCAAAAAGCAGGGCATCAGCCCCACTACAGTCACCTCGGCAGTCAACGAGCTAATCCGTGACGGCATGGTTGCAGAAGATGGAACTGGTGAGTCAAAGGGTGGTCGTAAGCCGATTATGGTTCGCTTTTGTCCAGACGGGAAGTTTTTGATTGGCGTCTCGATTACGAATACAGCGATTACGATAGCTGAAATGAATTTGGAAGCGGCTACAAAGCAAAAGAAAATCTATCCTGTCAAAGCTGGTCTAGTGAGTGACCTGATCATCCAGTATGTGCTGGATTCGATCGGGGACTTTCTCCAGTCGGTGGATGATGTCAGCCGTTGTTTGGGCATTTCCATCATCGCACCAGGGATTGTCGATGCAGCGAGCGGGGTCATTCGCTTCAACTCCAAGCTACGTTTGCATGATGTTCCATTAAAGGACATGGCAGAAGAGCGTTTTGGGCTAAACACATGGCTCGACAACGATGCCAATGCAATCGCCCTGGCGGAAAAAAACTTCGGTGGTGGTCTGAATGCTGACAATCTCCTGTTTGTTACTGTAGGAGAAGGGGTTGGTTCGGGCCTCGTTGTAAACGGTTCCATCTTCCGCGGAAGTCGAGGTGGAGCAGGTGAATTCGGGCATACGACTGTTGATCGAAGTGGGATGCGCTGTGACTGCGGTAATGTCGGCTGTTTGGAAAACTACGTGGCGTGGCCGGCCATTTACTCAGGCATACTGTCCGCCGTTACACGTGGAAAAGAAACGCTCGTCATGGATTTGGCTGACGGAGATATGACAAGAATCACATTTGATGTCTTTCGCCAAGCACTGCATCAAGGGGATCAGGTATGCCAAGACATCGTCGACGAAATCGCTTCATACATGTCAATTGGCATAGTGAATCTGGTGAATTTGTTCAACCCGAGCCTGATCATTCTGGGTGGAGAAATGATACGGGACAACCAAGTGTTGTTTGAGCGCATCCAAAAACAAGTGATGGCCCAAGCGATGGGGACGATGGTCGAAGGACTGGAATTCCGTCCAACTGTACTGGGGGCTGATTTCGAGGTCAAGGCTGCTGCTGCTGTTTTGTTACAAGATGTTTTTCACTTCAGCTTGTAA
- a CDS encoding ABC transporter substrate-binding protein, translating into MKKLVSIAMAALLVAVAGCSGGGQSSAPAGTTDSAASGEKVTLTYALWDKNQMPAMEEMAKKFNEKNPNVDIKIELTPNKQYWTKMEAAATGGTLPDIFWINGPRIIKYADNDMLLPITDQIKADGIDLNNYPKALVDLYTYDGQNYALPKDFDTIGLWYNKKLFDDAKVPYPDETWDWNKLKEVAKQLTDEKKGVWGIAAPPYGQDGFYNTILQNGGYIISEDKKTSGYDKPETIEGLKFWTDLINEKASPTAAQLSETEATQLFESGKIAMMYNGSWMASAFHKNEYTKDKVDVTYLPKGKENTSVIHGLGNVISANTKHPKEAWEFVKFLGSKEGAEILAKSGAAIPAFNGTQDTWMQSMPNFHLKIFIDQAAVAKPYPISKDTAKWAKLETELMTKAWAGQMSVEDASKELAQKMNEMLSQE; encoded by the coding sequence ATGAAGAAGTTGGTTTCGATTGCAATGGCTGCTCTCTTGGTAGCAGTAGCAGGATGTTCGGGCGGCGGGCAGAGCTCCGCACCAGCTGGAACAACTGACAGTGCTGCTTCAGGCGAAAAGGTAACGCTCACCTATGCGCTGTGGGACAAAAACCAAATGCCTGCGATGGAGGAAATGGCAAAAAAGTTTAACGAAAAGAACCCGAACGTGGACATCAAGATCGAGCTAACACCTAACAAGCAATACTGGACAAAAATGGAGGCAGCCGCAACGGGTGGCACCCTGCCGGACATTTTTTGGATTAATGGTCCGCGTATCATTAAATACGCAGATAATGACATGCTCTTGCCGATAACAGATCAAATTAAGGCAGATGGCATCGATCTGAACAATTATCCGAAAGCTCTCGTTGATCTCTACACCTACGATGGACAAAACTACGCGCTACCGAAAGATTTCGACACCATTGGCCTCTGGTATAACAAGAAGCTGTTTGACGATGCAAAAGTACCATATCCAGACGAAACCTGGGATTGGAACAAGCTGAAGGAAGTAGCAAAGCAACTGACGGATGAGAAAAAAGGCGTTTGGGGAATTGCAGCACCTCCTTATGGACAGGACGGCTTCTATAACACAATCCTTCAAAACGGTGGCTACATCATTTCGGAAGACAAGAAAACGTCCGGCTATGACAAACCGGAAACGATCGAGGGCCTCAAGTTTTGGACAGACCTGATCAACGAAAAAGCATCACCAACAGCAGCGCAATTGTCCGAAACAGAGGCAACACAGCTATTTGAATCAGGCAAGATCGCGATGATGTACAACGGTTCATGGATGGCATCCGCTTTTCATAAGAATGAATATACGAAGGACAAGGTGGACGTGACGTATCTTCCAAAAGGGAAAGAGAACACAAGCGTCATTCACGGCTTGGGCAACGTAATTTCGGCTAATACCAAGCATCCGAAGGAAGCATGGGAATTCGTGAAATTCTTGGGCTCGAAAGAAGGGGCAGAAATTCTGGCAAAATCGGGTGCTGCGATTCCGGCATTTAACGGAACACAGGATACATGGATGCAATCCATGCCGAACTTTCATTTGAAAATTTTTATTGATCAGGCAGCTGTGGCGAAACCGTATCCGATCTCGAAGGACACGGCAAAATGGGCCAAGCTGGAAACAGAGCTCATGACCAAGGCTTGGGCAGGACAAATGAGCGTAGAGGATGCATCCAAAGAGCTCGCGCAAAAAATGAACGAAATGCTTAGCCAAGAATAA
- a CDS encoding carbohydrate ABC transporter permease — MNAMSSQLQPEMHAAVQPKTNKSLNRMKRSDWFWAYLMIAPTLIGLGVFYLWPIVQTIYLSFTKWGGFGKYKWAGLHNYELLLKDPNLWIALKNTLIYTVIAVPVGIAISIFIAVLLNQKIKGISIYRTLYFLPVVTMAAAVAMVWRWLYNADYGLINYLLGSIGIEGPRWISDPAIALYAVIIVAVWSSIGYNMVIFLAGLQGIPRSYYEAAEIDGAGPVRMFFKITLPLLTPSIFFVSITSLIGAFQVFDLIYLMLGSKMGNPATEQTQTMAYLFFTNGFESGNGGYAAAVAVVLLVMILIVTAIQMKLQKKWVHYD, encoded by the coding sequence ATGAATGCGATGAGCAGCCAGTTGCAGCCTGAAATGCACGCCGCCGTCCAGCCAAAAACGAATAAATCGTTGAATCGCATGAAGAGAAGTGATTGGTTCTGGGCGTATCTCATGATTGCTCCCACACTGATCGGGTTGGGTGTCTTCTACTTATGGCCGATCGTACAAACCATTTATTTAAGCTTTACCAAATGGGGAGGCTTCGGCAAGTACAAGTGGGCTGGCTTACATAATTACGAGCTGTTGTTGAAGGACCCTAACTTGTGGATCGCGCTGAAAAATACGCTGATTTATACAGTAATCGCAGTTCCGGTAGGTATCGCTATCTCCATTTTTATCGCTGTGCTACTTAATCAGAAAATTAAGGGGATTTCGATTTATCGCACCCTGTACTTCCTGCCTGTTGTGACGATGGCAGCAGCTGTGGCGATGGTGTGGAGATGGTTGTACAACGCTGATTACGGTCTGATCAATTATTTGCTGGGATCGATAGGTATTGAGGGCCCACGGTGGATATCTGATCCTGCCATTGCTTTGTATGCGGTGATTATCGTTGCCGTTTGGAGCTCCATCGGATACAACATGGTGATTTTTCTGGCTGGCCTGCAAGGCATCCCGAGAAGCTATTACGAAGCGGCAGAAATTGACGGAGCGGGGCCGGTTCGCATGTTTTTCAAGATTACGTTGCCGCTGTTAACTCCTTCGATTTTTTTCGTCAGTATCACTTCCTTGATTGGGGCTTTTCAAGTATTTGACCTGATTTACCTGATGCTTGGAAGCAAAATGGGCAATCCAGCGACTGAACAAACGCAGACGATGGCGTACTTGTTCTTTACGAATGGATTTGAATCAGGAAACGGTGGCTATGCGGCCGCAGTTGCTGTCGTGCTTCTGGTGATGATCCTGATTGTTACCGCAATTCAAATGAAGTTGCAGAAAAAATGGGTTCACTATGATTAA
- a CDS encoding carbohydrate ABC transporter permease encodes MSVYTSRNKMGKKLLIHLLLIAGALVMIAPFVWMVLTSLKSLGESTQVPPVILPTKYQWENYTHIFEMLPFLDFYWNTVITTVAKVIGQVFLCSLAAYAFARIEFPGRNALFILFLTVLMVPGQVFLLPQFMIMKELGWLNTLTALIVPGLFSAFGTFLLRQFFMSLPKELEEAAKLDGCNHFQIYWRIMLPLSKPGLIALAIFVALWSWNDLMWPLIVNSTPDKMPLSAGLAYLTGEHTNLTNYPILMAGSVLAIWPMIIVFIFLQKHFVEGITLTGSK; translated from the coding sequence ATGAGTGTTTATACGAGTCGGAACAAAATGGGCAAGAAGTTGCTGATTCATCTGCTGTTGATTGCAGGTGCTCTCGTGATGATTGCGCCATTCGTCTGGATGGTTCTCACCTCGCTCAAGTCACTAGGCGAATCAACACAGGTGCCTCCGGTCATTTTGCCGACCAAGTACCAGTGGGAGAATTACACCCATATTTTTGAGATGCTGCCCTTCTTGGACTTTTATTGGAATACCGTGATCACAACTGTGGCGAAGGTAATCGGACAAGTATTCCTTTGCTCGCTTGCGGCGTACGCATTCGCGCGAATTGAATTTCCAGGGCGAAACGCCTTGTTCATCCTGTTCTTGACCGTTTTGATGGTGCCAGGCCAGGTGTTTCTGCTCCCGCAATTTATGATCATGAAGGAGCTTGGCTGGCTGAATACGTTGACAGCGCTGATTGTACCGGGATTGTTCAGTGCATTCGGTACGTTTCTTCTGCGTCAGTTTTTCATGTCGCTGCCTAAAGAACTGGAAGAAGCGGCGAAGCTCGATGGCTGCAACCATTTTCAGATTTACTGGAGAATTATGCTGCCGTTGTCGAAGCCCGGCTTGATCGCACTCGCTATTTTCGTAGCGTTGTGGTCTTGGAACGACCTGATGTGGCCGTTGATCGTCAATAGCACGCCTGATAAAATGCCGCTTTCCGCTGGCTTGGCGTATTTGACGGGCGAGCACACCAATTTGACGAACTACCCGATTTTGATGGCGGGCTCCGTTCTTGCCATTTGGCCGATGATCATCGTCTTTATTTTCTTGCAGAAGCATTTTGTCGAGGGAATTACCCTAACTGGGTCCAAATAG
- a CDS encoding Gfo/Idh/MocA family protein has translation MNHVLVIGAGTMGTVHAKSYAAMENVKLVGIVDIRSERGKELAAETKTEWFGSYEEAIEKLAQVDIVDVCLPTYLHKTYVKKAADAGKHVICEKPLARDKEEARFIVDYCREKNVKLFVGHVLRFFPEYEKSRQLVNDGAIGNVGVARTFRGGIFPTAWNDWYADYKNSGSLVLDMIIHDFDFLRWCFGDVERVYAKGLLGRGFARMDYALVTLRFKNGMIAHVEGSWAHEGFAMKMELAGKEGIISYDSSKEKPLVAVNRSKQAGMSGVAVPESPLRENPYFRELKHFIECIDRDLEPLVTAEDAVKAVEIARAALVSIETGKPVTLV, from the coding sequence ATGAATCATGTTCTGGTAATCGGAGCAGGAACCATGGGGACTGTTCACGCGAAATCGTATGCTGCCATGGAAAACGTCAAGCTGGTCGGGATCGTCGATATCCGCAGCGAGAGAGGAAAAGAGCTGGCAGCCGAGACAAAAACAGAATGGTTTGGGAGCTATGAAGAGGCCATAGAAAAACTGGCGCAGGTAGATATCGTAGACGTGTGTTTGCCTACGTACCTTCATAAGACCTATGTGAAAAAGGCTGCAGATGCAGGCAAGCATGTCATTTGCGAAAAGCCGTTGGCCCGTGATAAGGAAGAAGCTCGTTTTATCGTTGATTATTGCCGGGAGAAAAACGTCAAGCTGTTCGTCGGACACGTCCTGCGCTTCTTCCCGGAGTACGAAAAGTCCCGTCAGCTGGTTAATGACGGTGCGATTGGCAACGTTGGTGTGGCACGGACGTTCCGTGGTGGTATCTTCCCGACAGCGTGGAATGACTGGTACGCCGACTACAAAAACAGTGGCAGCCTTGTTTTAGATATGATCATTCACGATTTTGACTTTTTGCGTTGGTGCTTCGGGGATGTGGAGCGTGTGTACGCGAAAGGCTTGCTTGGTCGAGGCTTTGCACGGATGGATTACGCGCTGGTCACGCTTCGCTTCAAGAACGGCATGATTGCACATGTGGAAGGCTCGTGGGCACATGAAGGCTTCGCGATGAAAATGGAGCTGGCAGGCAAGGAGGGTATCATTTCCTACGACAGCTCGAAGGAAAAACCGCTTGTAGCAGTTAATCGCTCGAAGCAAGCAGGCATGAGTGGAGTCGCAGTTCCGGAGAGCCCGTTGCGTGAAAACCCGTATTTCAGAGAACTGAAGCATTTCATCGAGTGCATCGACCGTGATCTGGAGCCACTCGTGACGGCAGAAGACGCCGTGAAAGCGGTAGAGATCGCTCGTGCCGCGCTTGTGTCAATCGAAACGGGCAAACCCGTAACTTTGGTGTAG
- a CDS encoding Gfo/Idh/MocA family protein translates to MKLGIISVAHMHAYSYANAVAKLDGVQLVGVADEDDVRGKAAAEKFGVPFFADYHELLATDIDAVIVTSENAKHQEHTIAAAKAGKHILCEKPLATTAEAAQEMIDFCREQGVILQTAFPVRFHPAVVRAKQLVEQGKVGRIMAIRGTNRGQNPGGWFVDPEKSGGGAVIDHTVHVVDLMRWFMNAEVREVYAEIDSKFSDTPIDDCGILTMEFENGVFATLDCSWSRNKSFPTWGDVTMEIIGTEGTISLDAFSQKLDVYSNEKGLKWVNWGDDMDSQLVKDFVTSVREKKAPSITGEDGLRAVEVALAAYRSAEQKQPVVLR, encoded by the coding sequence ATGAAACTCGGAATCATCAGTGTTGCACATATGCATGCATACAGTTACGCAAATGCGGTTGCGAAATTAGATGGGGTTCAATTAGTCGGGGTAGCAGACGAGGATGACGTACGTGGAAAGGCGGCGGCTGAAAAGTTTGGCGTTCCGTTCTTCGCCGATTATCATGAGCTACTCGCAACGGATATCGATGCGGTCATCGTCACCTCGGAAAACGCCAAGCACCAAGAGCATACGATAGCGGCAGCGAAGGCAGGCAAGCACATCCTGTGCGAAAAACCGCTGGCGACAACAGCAGAGGCTGCTCAAGAGATGATCGACTTTTGCCGTGAACAGGGCGTCATTTTGCAGACGGCATTCCCAGTGCGATTCCATCCAGCTGTTGTTCGAGCAAAGCAATTGGTGGAGCAAGGCAAGGTCGGACGGATCATGGCAATCCGGGGTACGAACCGTGGACAAAATCCTGGTGGTTGGTTCGTCGATCCGGAAAAATCCGGCGGAGGTGCAGTGATCGATCACACGGTTCACGTTGTTGATTTGATGCGCTGGTTTATGAACGCTGAAGTGCGTGAGGTATATGCGGAGATAGACAGCAAGTTTTCCGATACGCCGATTGATGATTGCGGCATTTTGACCATGGAATTTGAGAATGGGGTATTTGCCACACTTGATTGCAGCTGGTCTCGCAACAAGTCCTTCCCGACATGGGGAGACGTGACAATGGAAATTATCGGGACAGAGGGCACAATTTCGCTCGACGCTTTTTCTCAAAAGCTGGATGTGTATTCGAATGAAAAAGGCTTGAAGTGGGTCAACTGGGGCGATGACATGGACAGTCAATTGGTCAAGGATTTCGTCACCAGCGTGCGAGAAAAGAAAGCGCCGTCGATTACGGGTGAAGACGGCTTGCGGGCTGTGGAAGTTGCACTCGCCGCTTATCGATCCGCTGAACAGAAGCAACCAGTCGTATTACGCTAG
- a CDS encoding Gfo/Idh/MocA family protein, with the protein MSVRVGMIGVGGIGQHHLKGLLADERVKVVAVCDVNQEAAAETAERIGAHGYTSWRELVEVEKLDALFVCVPPFAHEEIEETAAAKGIHLFVEKPIGLDIQKVNEKQAAIEREGIITATGYCLRYLDIVQEAKAYLEGKSIALVRGHYLTKFVTTPWWREMGKSGGQLVEQATHTLDMMRYLAGDIEKVYAQMALLVSRDIPNIDIPDVTSISMVFQSGALGHLDTCFIQPDHRTNVEILGKDFRVMIDGKQLSIIDEQGARTKESTVDMYVEQDRAFITAIVTGDRSLILSPYESARKTLEVTLAANQSAQEGKPVTILRKGE; encoded by the coding sequence ATGAGTGTACGTGTAGGCATGATCGGCGTAGGTGGAATCGGGCAGCATCATTTGAAAGGCTTGTTGGCGGACGAAAGGGTAAAGGTTGTTGCAGTGTGCGACGTTAACCAAGAAGCGGCTGCTGAGACTGCTGAGCGCATTGGTGCGCATGGCTACACCTCTTGGCGGGAGCTAGTAGAGGTAGAAAAGCTGGATGCTTTGTTTGTGTGCGTCCCACCTTTTGCCCATGAAGAGATTGAGGAAACGGCGGCTGCGAAAGGGATTCATCTATTTGTGGAAAAGCCAATTGGGCTGGACATACAGAAAGTAAATGAAAAGCAAGCAGCGATTGAAAGGGAAGGGATTATCACCGCGACTGGCTATTGCCTGCGTTATCTCGATATCGTGCAGGAAGCGAAAGCGTACTTGGAAGGCAAGTCGATTGCACTCGTCCGCGGTCATTATTTGACCAAGTTCGTCACGACACCTTGGTGGAGGGAAATGGGCAAGTCGGGTGGACAGCTTGTCGAGCAGGCGACACATACGCTGGACATGATGCGGTATTTGGCTGGAGATATCGAGAAGGTCTATGCGCAGATGGCCTTGCTCGTCTCGCGTGACATTCCAAACATCGATATTCCAGACGTGACTTCCATTAGTATGGTGTTTCAGTCTGGGGCGCTAGGACATCTGGATACGTGCTTCATTCAGCCGGATCACCGTACGAATGTAGAAATCTTGGGCAAAGATTTCCGCGTCATGATTGACGGGAAGCAATTATCGATCATCGATGAGCAGGGAGCGCGTACGAAAGAGAGTACAGTGGATATGTACGTGGAGCAAGATCGGGCGTTTATCACAGCAATTGTTACAGGGGATCGCAGCTTGATTCTGTCGCCGTATGAATCAGCGAGAAAGACGCTGGAAGTAACATTGGCAGCGAATCAATCGGCACAAGAAGGAAAGCCGGTCACCATTTTGAGAAAAGGGGAGTGA